Proteins encoded together in one Catellatospora citrea window:
- a CDS encoding YciI family protein: protein MSKYMLIMRGTDESNAAMMADIDEMIARSRQFIEDLFKAGVYVAAEGLDDPGKGVVVDFSGEAPVVTDGPYGETKELFGGFFLLDVASKQEAVEWAKRVPAPRGAKVEVRRVPESDEVPQVDQ from the coding sequence TTGTCGAAGTACATGCTGATCATGCGGGGCACCGACGAGTCGAACGCGGCGATGATGGCCGACATCGACGAGATGATCGCCAGGTCCCGCCAGTTCATCGAGGACCTGTTCAAGGCAGGCGTCTACGTCGCGGCCGAGGGGCTGGACGATCCGGGCAAGGGCGTGGTGGTCGACTTCAGCGGCGAGGCCCCGGTCGTCACGGACGGGCCGTACGGGGAGACCAAGGAACTGTTCGGGGGCTTCTTCCTGCTCGATGTCGCCTCGAAACAGGAGGCGGTCGAGTGGGCCAAGCGCGTCCCGGCGCCCCGCGGGGCCAAGGTCGAGGTCCGGCGGGTGCCCGAAAGCGACGAGGTCCCGCAGGTCGACCAATGA
- a CDS encoding DUF3237 domain-containing protein, with amino-acid sequence MAAVTAPTPALEHAFDVEVHLGPLEDHGVTRAGHRRVVPIVGGRVRGLFEAEILPGGADWQLVRADGAIEIDTRYSARTADGEHVYLRTFGVRSGPPEVLAALLRGDPVDPSEYYFRIGVHLETSAPRLALLEQSVFVASAIRAADRVRYTAYRVT; translated from the coding sequence ATGGCAGCCGTGACCGCGCCGACACCGGCACTCGAGCACGCGTTCGACGTGGAGGTCCACCTCGGACCGCTGGAGGATCACGGGGTCACCCGGGCCGGACACCGCCGCGTCGTGCCGATCGTCGGCGGGCGGGTCCGCGGGCTGTTCGAGGCGGAGATCCTGCCCGGAGGCGCGGACTGGCAGCTCGTACGCGCCGACGGGGCCATCGAGATAGACACCCGCTACTCGGCGCGTACGGCCGACGGCGAGCACGTCTACCTGCGCACGTTCGGCGTCCGCAGCGGGCCGCCCGAGGTCCTCGCTGCCCTGCTGCGCGGCGACCCGGTGGACCCGTCCGAGTATTACTTCCGCATCGGCGTCCACCTGGAGACCTCCGCGCCCCGCCTCGCCCTGCTGGAGCAGTCGGTGTTCGTGGCCTCCGCGATCCGCGCGGCCGACCGCGTCCGCTACACCGCCTACCGGGTCACCTGA
- the poxB gene encoding ubiquinone-dependent pyruvate dehydrogenase has protein sequence MARTVADLMVATLKASGVRRMYGVPGDSLNGLTDALRRDGGITWQHVRHEEAAAFAAAGEAAVTGELAVCAGSCGPGNLHLINGLFDADRSRVPVLAIAAQIPRDEIGSGYFQETHPQDLFRECSVYTELVSIPSQLPWVLQIAMRTALARSGVAVVVVPGEVFLADAPADAKPMTIRPVTPLIRPADAALDAAAAVLNAAERVTILAGAGCAGAHDRLLAIAGALQAPVVHAFRGKEFVEYDNPYDVGMTGLIGFSSGYRAMEHCDALLMLGTDFPYRQFYPEGVPVVQVDVRGEQIGRRVPVDVPLVGTVRDTVDALLPRLTAKTGSAHLDRMTAHYRRARSRLDSLAKSAADESPLHPQHVTAVIDRLAADDAVFTADVGTPCIWAARYLHMNGRRRLIGSFNHGSMANALPQAIGAQAEHPDRQVVSLSGDGGLAMLLGELITLHQMQLPVKVVVFNNGSLSFVELEMKAAGFVTFATDLDNPDFAAIAEAAGLFGARVDKAGDLEDALRAAFAHPGAALVDVRTARHELSLPPKLTFGQIKGFTLYATRTILSGRGSEIVELAKTNLRDLDAE, from the coding sequence ATGGCACGCACGGTGGCAGATCTGATGGTCGCGACGCTCAAGGCGTCGGGCGTGCGCCGGATGTACGGGGTGCCCGGCGACTCGCTCAACGGCCTCACCGACGCGCTGCGCCGCGACGGCGGCATCACCTGGCAGCACGTACGCCACGAGGAGGCCGCGGCGTTCGCCGCCGCGGGCGAGGCCGCGGTGACCGGCGAGCTGGCGGTCTGCGCGGGCAGCTGCGGGCCCGGCAACCTGCACCTGATCAACGGCCTGTTCGACGCCGACCGCAGCCGCGTGCCCGTGCTGGCGATCGCCGCCCAGATCCCCCGCGACGAGATCGGCTCCGGCTACTTCCAGGAGACCCACCCGCAGGACCTGTTCCGCGAGTGCTCCGTGTACACCGAACTCGTCAGCATCCCGAGCCAGCTGCCGTGGGTCCTGCAGATCGCGATGCGCACGGCGCTGGCGCGCAGCGGGGTCGCCGTCGTCGTGGTGCCCGGGGAGGTCTTCCTCGCCGACGCGCCGGCCGACGCCAAACCGATGACGATCCGCCCCGTGACGCCGCTGATCCGGCCCGCCGACGCCGCGCTCGACGCCGCGGCCGCGGTCCTGAACGCCGCCGAGCGGGTGACCATCCTCGCCGGGGCGGGCTGTGCGGGCGCCCACGACCGGCTGCTCGCGATCGCCGGAGCGCTGCAGGCGCCGGTCGTGCACGCGTTCCGCGGCAAGGAGTTCGTCGAGTACGACAACCCGTACGACGTGGGCATGACCGGGCTGATCGGCTTCAGCTCGGGCTATCGGGCGATGGAGCACTGCGACGCGCTGCTCATGCTCGGCACCGACTTCCCCTACCGGCAGTTCTATCCCGAGGGCGTGCCGGTGGTGCAGGTCGACGTGCGGGGCGAGCAGATCGGCCGCCGGGTGCCCGTCGACGTGCCGCTCGTCGGCACCGTCCGCGACACTGTCGACGCCCTGCTGCCCAGGCTCACCGCCAAGACCGGCTCGGCGCACCTGGACCGGATGACCGCCCACTACCGGCGCGCCCGTAGCAGGCTCGACAGCCTCGCGAAGTCCGCCGCCGACGAGTCGCCGCTGCACCCGCAGCACGTCACCGCCGTCATCGACCGGCTCGCCGCCGACGACGCCGTCTTCACCGCCGATGTCGGCACGCCGTGCATCTGGGCGGCCCGCTACCTGCACATGAACGGGCGGCGGCGGCTCATCGGCTCCTTCAACCACGGGTCCATGGCCAACGCCCTGCCGCAGGCCATCGGCGCGCAGGCCGAGCACCCCGACCGCCAGGTCGTGTCGCTGTCGGGAGACGGCGGGCTGGCGATGCTGCTCGGCGAATTGATCACGCTGCACCAGATGCAGTTGCCGGTGAAGGTCGTCGTGTTCAACAACGGCTCGCTGTCGTTCGTGGAACTGGAGATGAAGGCCGCGGGCTTCGTCACCTTCGCCACCGACCTGGACAACCCTGACTTCGCCGCGATCGCCGAGGCCGCCGGGCTGTTCGGGGCACGCGTGGACAAGGCAGGCGACCTGGAGGACGCGCTCCGGGCGGCCTTCGCGCACCCCGGCGCGGCGCTGGTCGACGTGCGCACCGCCCGACACGAGCTGTCCCTGCCGCCCAAGCTCACCTTCGGCCAGATCAAGGGCTTCACGCTGTACGCCACCAGGACCATCCTGTCCGGCCGCGGCTCGGAGATCGTCGAACTGGCCAAGACGAACCTGCGCGACCTCGACGCCGAATGA
- a CDS encoding DUF6928 family protein, with amino-acid sequence MGAKTALLAFVDGDLRPALLGAVPAARAEARQAVRRIHPGYQVEWDEETTLDDTNPADDVTNVAVLAGAEIFGDRRLVLDRPSELPQHLLALGAGRRIVMHGMHSAVDWLCFAVWEDGRLVRSLSLSPDSGIVENIGEPYAFELPYWAGEHPVDPESGWPDDDEPYPLPFHPLELGEDALRELFGFVLEGMPEPGDVDVTDVHMHSFRVTDPTGAEQAAREAEYARIRAAMGPPRLFRVGPDGRLHEVGLDER; translated from the coding sequence GTGGGTGCGAAGACGGCGTTACTGGCCTTCGTCGACGGGGACCTGCGCCCAGCCCTGCTGGGTGCGGTCCCTGCGGCACGGGCGGAGGCCCGACAGGCGGTACGGCGCATTCACCCCGGCTACCAGGTCGAGTGGGACGAGGAGACCACCCTCGACGACACCAACCCGGCCGACGACGTCACCAACGTCGCCGTGCTGGCCGGGGCGGAAATCTTCGGCGACCGGCGGCTGGTCCTCGACCGGCCGTCGGAGCTGCCGCAACACCTGCTCGCACTAGGTGCGGGCAGGCGGATCGTCATGCACGGGATGCACTCCGCCGTCGACTGGCTGTGCTTCGCGGTCTGGGAGGACGGTCGGCTGGTCAGGTCGCTGAGCCTGTCCCCGGACAGTGGCATCGTCGAGAACATCGGCGAGCCGTACGCGTTCGAGCTGCCCTACTGGGCCGGCGAACATCCGGTTGACCCCGAGTCGGGCTGGCCTGACGACGACGAGCCCTACCCGCTGCCGTTCCACCCGCTCGAACTCGGCGAGGACGCCCTCCGGGAACTGTTCGGGTTCGTCCTGGAAGGCATGCCCGAGCCGGGCGACGTCGACGTGACCGACGTGCACATGCACAGCTTCCGGGTCACCGACCCGACCGGTGCCGAGCAGGCCGCCCGGGAGGCCGAGTACGCGCGGATACGGGCAGCGATGGGGCCGCCGCGCCTGTTCCGGGTGGGACCGGACGGCCGGCTTCACGAGGTCGGCCTCGACGAGCGCTGA
- a CDS encoding MarR family winged helix-turn-helix transcriptional regulator: protein MSTLDSAHLAAVISPLRRTLLAAARAAEDLPEIPDAQIEIIRALPAGTATTPGELATRLGMSRPTVSNLLRTMEAAGLIARSQRADDRRHVTVAASAKALDLFDRFDRASARLIATAAATLPAGDRAALAAAVPALERLRAALAAQRRHPSASPTPEDAP from the coding sequence GCGCACGCTGCTGGCCGCGGCACGCGCCGCCGAAGACCTGCCCGAGATCCCCGACGCGCAGATCGAGATCATCCGGGCCCTGCCCGCGGGCACCGCCACGACACCCGGCGAACTCGCCACCCGCCTGGGCATGAGCCGCCCGACGGTCAGCAACCTGCTGCGCACCATGGAGGCCGCCGGCCTCATCGCCCGCAGCCAGCGCGCCGACGACCGCCGCCACGTCACCGTCGCCGCCTCCGCCAAGGCGCTCGACCTGTTCGACCGCTTCGACCGCGCCAGCGCAAGGCTGATCGCGACCGCCGCGGCCACCCTGCCCGCCGGCGACCGTGCCGCGCTCGCCGCCGCGGTGCCGGCACTCGAACGGCTCCGCGCCGCGCTCGCCGCGCAGCGCCGGCACCCGTCCGCCTCCCCCACCCCCGAGGACGCGCCATGA
- a CDS encoding winged helix-turn-helix domain-containing protein, whose translation MIDDLDPVIHVPKRLAAMAVLANAPSVSFRFLKDHLRLTESDLSKQMSTLESAGYVSAAKDGHGRGSSTTYRITKAGQHAYERHCAALRALIGGS comes from the coding sequence ATGATCGACGACCTGGATCCGGTCATCCACGTGCCCAAGCGCCTGGCGGCCATGGCCGTCCTGGCCAACGCGCCGTCGGTGTCCTTCCGGTTCCTCAAGGACCATCTGCGGCTCACCGAGTCGGATCTGTCGAAGCAGATGTCCACACTGGAGTCGGCAGGCTACGTCAGCGCGGCGAAGGACGGTCACGGCCGCGGCAGCAGCACGACCTACCGGATCACGAAGGCCGGGCAGCACGCCTACGAGCGCCACTGTGCGGCATTGCGGGCGCTGATCGGAGGCTCCTGA
- a CDS encoding RNA polymerase sigma factor: MPTVQARITRAKKTIAAAGVPFALPPAGERRERLGGVLSVIYVIFTEGSTATSGDRLLRTDVAYEAIRLARTLAALQPDEPEVHGLLALCELTAARFPARTGPDGSPILLADQDRRRWDFSAIRRGLDALARASTRGLGPYGLQAAIAAAHASAPTVEATDWDRIVVLYEALDRIAPSPVVELNRAVAVAMASGPAQALAIVDALIASNRLPGSHLVPTVRGELLARLGRRSEARAELELAARLCANQRERSVLLRKAAALSGPSD, from the coding sequence GTGCCGACCGTGCAGGCCCGCATCACCCGGGCAAAGAAGACGATCGCGGCGGCCGGGGTGCCGTTCGCGCTGCCGCCGGCCGGCGAGCGCCGGGAGCGGCTGGGCGGCGTGCTCAGCGTCATCTACGTGATCTTCACCGAGGGGTCGACGGCCACGTCGGGCGACCGGCTGCTGCGCACCGACGTCGCGTACGAGGCGATCCGGCTGGCCCGCACGCTGGCGGCGCTGCAGCCGGACGAGCCCGAGGTGCACGGCCTGCTCGCGCTGTGCGAGCTGACGGCCGCGCGCTTCCCGGCCCGGACCGGCCCGGACGGTTCGCCGATCCTGCTGGCCGACCAGGACCGGCGGCGGTGGGACTTCTCGGCGATCCGCCGTGGGCTGGACGCGCTGGCCAGGGCGTCGACGCGCGGGCTCGGCCCCTACGGCCTGCAGGCCGCGATCGCCGCCGCCCACGCCTCGGCGCCGACCGTCGAGGCGACCGACTGGGACCGGATCGTGGTGCTCTACGAGGCACTCGACCGGATCGCGCCCTCGCCGGTTGTCGAGCTCAACCGGGCGGTCGCGGTGGCCATGGCCTCGGGCCCGGCGCAGGCCCTGGCCATCGTGGACGCGCTGATCGCGTCGAACCGGCTCCCCGGTTCGCACCTGGTGCCGACCGTACGCGGCGAGCTGCTGGCCCGGCTCGGGCGGCGATCGGAGGCGCGCGCCGAGCTGGAGCTGGCCGCCCGGCTGTGCGCCAACCAGCGTGAACGCTCCGTGCTGCTGCGCAAGGCGGCGGCGCTGAGCGGACCGAGTGACTGA
- a CDS encoding ABC transporter permease has translation MAALTRRTRVWHGLVLALFGLYFAAPLVASFVFTVDVPGQGLTGQAYADILGAPGFTDGLGLSLLLAVATIVLVLALVVPAMVAVRLRPGRLGSVIEVLCTLPLVVPPIAFVAGIGSILRLGPDRLSDTPLYQTFLAVQDERFPVALVLSYTVLALPFVFRSLDSGLRAIDVPTLTEAARNCGASWWQVLVRVLLPNLRSSLAGAAFLTLALVLGEYTIARILTFETFPVWIVKVSGSEARLSVAVSLLSLLITWLLLLALSSAGTRAKTASEE, from the coding sequence ATGGCTGCGCTGACCCGCCGGACCCGCGTCTGGCACGGCCTCGTCCTCGCCCTGTTCGGGCTCTACTTCGCCGCCCCGCTGGTGGCGTCGTTCGTGTTCACCGTCGACGTGCCCGGACAGGGCCTGACCGGCCAGGCGTACGCCGACATCCTCGGCGCGCCCGGCTTCACCGACGGCCTCGGGCTGTCCCTGCTGCTGGCCGTCGCCACGATCGTGCTGGTGCTGGCCCTCGTGGTGCCCGCCATGGTCGCGGTGCGGCTGCGGCCGGGGCGGCTCGGCAGCGTCATCGAGGTGCTGTGCACCCTGCCGCTGGTGGTGCCCCCCATCGCGTTCGTCGCCGGGATCGGGTCCATCCTGCGACTCGGCCCCGACCGGCTGTCCGACACCCCGCTCTACCAGACCTTCCTGGCCGTGCAGGACGAACGCTTCCCGGTCGCGCTGGTGCTGTCGTACACCGTGCTGGCGCTGCCGTTCGTGTTCCGGTCCCTCGACTCGGGGCTGCGCGCCATCGATGTGCCGACCCTGACCGAGGCCGCCCGCAACTGCGGGGCGAGCTGGTGGCAGGTGCTCGTCCGGGTGCTGCTGCCCAACCTGCGCAGCTCACTGGCCGGGGCGGCGTTCCTGACGCTGGCGCTGGTGCTGGGGGAGTACACCATCGCCCGGATCCTGACCTTCGAGACGTTCCCGGTGTGGATCGTCAAGGTCAGCGGCAGCGAGGCGCGGCTGTCGGTCGCGGTGTCGCTGCTCAGCCTCCTGATCACCTGGTTGCTGCTGCTGGCGCTGTCGAGCGCGGGCACCCGGGCCAAAACCGCGAGCGAGGAATGA
- a CDS encoding CocE/NonD family hydrolase: MTTLSQRLSRWMQARMIKGVVPGPYDITVRKDLRVPMDDGTELLADLITPVGEVRPPLPTVVMRGPYGRRSTDTQARALAREGFTVLAQRCRGTWGSGGVFHPQVDEQRDGIATHRWVRRQPWFTGSVATYGPSYLGYTQWAVAARMQRDDPANAPDALCLITTMPDFGAITWDNGAFSLRNALGWTQMMDRMAKRRLLPLVLAMLRPDPKLTKAFGVLPLSAGDTVATDGPVGWYQDWVAHERLTDEYWTQQSHTASVPDVTAPVYMITGWYDIFLPWQLRNYAQLAAAGRPPRLTIGPWGHVSAGLGGPALSGSVAFLKEHLASGPHTRVTPVRAFLTGAEQWHDLPAWPPPGTTAQPWHLHGSGLLSQAAPDGGVTRYTYDPDDPTPAVGGPSLQPNSGPLDNAAHERRDDVTVFRTDPLAAATVLAGEPVARIRFRSSQPSADLFVRICDVHPDGRAMTVCDGIRRIGGVAAADPEPDHEGFREVEVRLWPTFHRFAAGHRIGVQISSGAHPRYARNPGTGEPAAVAATTRRAEQEISHATARPSRIDLPVWQP, translated from the coding sequence ATGACCACGCTCAGCCAGCGGCTCTCCCGATGGATGCAAGCCCGGATGATCAAAGGGGTCGTGCCCGGCCCCTACGACATCACGGTCCGCAAGGACCTGCGGGTGCCCATGGACGACGGCACCGAGCTGCTCGCCGACCTGATCACCCCCGTCGGCGAGGTCCGGCCGCCCCTGCCGACCGTCGTCATGCGCGGACCGTACGGCCGCCGCAGCACCGACACCCAGGCCCGCGCGCTCGCCCGCGAGGGATTCACCGTGCTGGCCCAGCGCTGCCGCGGCACCTGGGGCTCGGGCGGCGTGTTCCACCCACAGGTCGACGAGCAGCGCGACGGCATCGCGACCCACCGCTGGGTGCGGCGGCAGCCGTGGTTCACCGGCTCCGTCGCCACCTACGGCCCCAGCTACCTCGGCTACACCCAGTGGGCGGTGGCCGCACGGATGCAGCGCGACGACCCCGCCAACGCCCCCGACGCGCTCTGCCTCATCACGACGATGCCCGACTTCGGTGCCATCACCTGGGACAACGGGGCGTTCTCGCTGCGCAACGCGCTCGGCTGGACGCAGATGATGGACCGCATGGCCAAGCGGCGCCTCCTCCCGCTGGTCCTGGCCATGCTGCGCCCCGACCCCAAGCTGACCAAGGCGTTCGGCGTGCTCCCGCTGAGCGCCGGCGACACCGTCGCGACCGACGGCCCGGTCGGCTGGTATCAGGACTGGGTCGCCCACGAGCGGCTCACCGACGAGTACTGGACGCAGCAGTCGCACACGGCCTCCGTGCCCGACGTCACCGCGCCCGTCTACATGATCACCGGCTGGTACGACATCTTCCTGCCCTGGCAGCTGCGCAATTACGCCCAGCTCGCCGCCGCCGGACGGCCGCCCCGCCTGACCATCGGCCCCTGGGGGCACGTCTCCGCCGGACTGGGCGGCCCGGCGCTGTCCGGGTCCGTCGCGTTCCTCAAGGAGCACCTGGCGAGCGGCCCGCACACCCGGGTCACGCCGGTGCGCGCCTTCCTCACCGGCGCGGAGCAGTGGCACGACCTGCCCGCATGGCCGCCACCCGGCACCACCGCGCAGCCCTGGCACCTGCACGGATCAGGCCTGCTCAGCCAGGCCGCCCCCGACGGCGGCGTCACCCGCTACACCTACGACCCCGACGACCCCACCCCCGCCGTCGGCGGCCCGAGCCTGCAGCCGAACTCCGGTCCCCTCGACAACGCCGCCCACGAGCGCCGCGACGACGTCACCGTGTTCCGCACCGACCCGCTGGCCGCCGCGACCGTGCTGGCCGGAGAGCCGGTCGCCCGTATCCGGTTCCGCTCCTCGCAGCCCAGCGCGGACCTGTTCGTGCGCATCTGCGACGTGCACCCCGACGGCCGCGCCATGACCGTCTGCGACGGCATCCGCCGCATCGGCGGCGTCGCCGCAGCCGACCCGGAACCGGACCACGAGGGCTTCCGCGAGGTCGAGGTGCGGCTGTGGCCCACGTTCCACCGCTTCGCGGCGGGCCACCGCATCGGCGTGCAGATCAGCTCCGGAGCCCATCCGCGGTATGCCCGCAACCCCGGCACCGGCGAACCCGCCGCGGTCGCGGCGACCACCCGGCGGGCCGAGCAGGAGATCTCCCACGCCACGGCCCGCCCCTCGCGGATCGACCTGCCGGTATGGCAGCCGTGA
- a CDS encoding ABC transporter ATP-binding protein: MTITQTKPGAGVEFRALRRTFGSTVALDGLDLTVAPGELLALLGPSGCGKTTALRMVAGFDHPDSGQVLVDGVDIVGVPANKRDAGMVFQSYSLFPNLSARDNVAFGPRIRKVDAATRRARADELLAMVGLPTQGDRFPHQLSGGQQQRVALARALALQPRVLLLDEPLSALDAQVRLTLREEISRLQKNLGITTIFVTHDQEEALSMADRVAVLRDGRLEQCATPIELYHHPATAFVAEFVGTMNRIPGRLTGSGRVEVAGQQLPVIGEVPGDAAVDVLIRPEDVRVSADADGPARVVTVSFLGPTTRLFVELPGGVGIKADLATRQASGLGPGAAVQVELAEHPVRVSASR, translated from the coding sequence ATGACCATCACGCAGACGAAGCCGGGCGCCGGCGTCGAGTTCCGGGCCCTGCGCCGGACGTTCGGCAGCACCGTGGCACTGGACGGTCTCGACCTGACCGTCGCGCCCGGCGAGCTGCTGGCTCTGCTCGGCCCGTCGGGCTGCGGCAAGACGACCGCGCTGCGGATGGTCGCCGGCTTCGACCACCCGGACTCGGGTCAGGTGCTCGTCGACGGCGTCGACATCGTCGGGGTGCCCGCCAACAAGCGCGACGCGGGCATGGTGTTCCAGTCGTACAGCCTGTTCCCGAACCTGTCCGCGCGCGACAACGTCGCGTTCGGGCCGCGCATCCGCAAGGTCGACGCGGCGACCCGCCGCGCCCGCGCCGACGAGCTGCTGGCGATGGTCGGCCTGCCCACCCAGGGCGACCGGTTCCCGCACCAGCTCTCCGGCGGCCAGCAGCAGCGGGTCGCGCTGGCCCGGGCGCTGGCGTTGCAGCCGCGGGTGCTGCTGCTGGACGAGCCGCTGTCGGCGCTGGACGCGCAGGTGCGGCTCACCCTGCGGGAGGAGATCTCCCGGCTGCAGAAGAACCTGGGCATCACGACGATCTTCGTGACGCACGACCAGGAGGAGGCGCTGTCCATGGCCGACCGGGTCGCGGTGCTGCGTGACGGGCGGCTGGAGCAGTGCGCCACCCCCATCGAGCTGTACCACCACCCGGCGACCGCGTTCGTGGCCGAGTTCGTCGGCACCATGAACCGGATCCCCGGCCGGCTCACCGGCTCGGGCCGGGTCGAGGTCGCCGGGCAGCAGCTGCCGGTCATCGGCGAGGTGCCCGGGGACGCCGCGGTGGACGTGCTGATCCGGCCGGAGGACGTGCGGGTCAGCGCGGACGCCGACGGGCCGGCGCGAGTGGTGACGGTGTCGTTCCTCGGGCCGACCACCCGGCTGTTCGTCGAGCTGCCGGGCGGCGTCGGGATCAAGGCCGACCTCGCCACCCGCCAGGCCTCGGGCCTGGGCCCCGGTGCCGCCGTGCAGGTGGAACTGGCCGAGCACCCGGTGCGGGTGTCGGCGTCGCGCTGA
- a CDS encoding ABC transporter substrate-binding protein has protein sequence MHSVFSRRTGRVAAVLALSLTTALAAAACGAKEEAPTTPAGVAADKAVSLADFGGMDGLIAAAKKEGQLNVITLPPDWANYGEIIDTFSKKYGIKVNSDNPDGSSSDEITAVKTLKGQDRAPDVLDLGVAFAISGAQEGLFAPYKVAAWDKIPASQKDAEGRWFNDYGGYVSIGCDAKRIAVCPQTFADLKKPEYKGKVALNGNPTKSGSAIAAVYAAALANGGSFDNIQPGIDFFAALHKSGNFIPVESTPATVEKGETPISLDWDYLNAGYAKQFAAKGIDWKVAIPADGKYANFYSQAINLDAPHPAAARLWEEFLYSAEGQNLWLKGFARPVLLPGMITDGSAQADLVAALPKVDGEPSFPTPAQNDKAKADLVANWAKALAG, from the coding sequence ATGCACTCCGTATTCTCCCGCCGGACCGGCCGCGTGGCCGCCGTCCTGGCGCTGTCCTTGACCACCGCCCTGGCCGCCGCCGCGTGCGGCGCGAAGGAGGAGGCGCCCACCACCCCCGCCGGCGTCGCCGCCGACAAGGCCGTCTCGCTCGCCGACTTCGGCGGCATGGACGGCCTGATCGCCGCCGCCAAGAAGGAGGGCCAGCTCAACGTCATCACGCTGCCGCCGGACTGGGCCAACTACGGCGAGATCATCGACACCTTCAGCAAGAAGTACGGCATCAAGGTCAACAGCGACAACCCGGACGGGTCCAGCTCCGACGAGATCACCGCGGTGAAGACCCTCAAGGGCCAGGACCGCGCCCCCGACGTGCTCGACCTCGGCGTCGCGTTCGCCATCAGCGGCGCGCAGGAGGGCCTGTTCGCGCCGTACAAGGTCGCCGCGTGGGACAAGATCCCGGCCTCGCAGAAGGACGCCGAAGGCCGCTGGTTCAACGACTACGGCGGCTACGTCTCGATCGGCTGCGACGCCAAGCGCATCGCGGTCTGCCCGCAGACCTTCGCCGACCTGAAGAAGCCCGAGTACAAGGGCAAGGTCGCCCTCAACGGCAACCCGACCAAGTCCGGTTCGGCGATCGCCGCGGTGTACGCCGCAGCGCTGGCCAACGGTGGCTCGTTCGACAACATCCAGCCCGGCATCGACTTCTTCGCCGCGCTGCACAAGTCCGGCAACTTCATCCCCGTCGAGTCCACCCCGGCCACGGTCGAGAAGGGTGAGACCCCGATCAGCCTGGACTGGGACTACCTCAACGCCGGCTACGCCAAGCAGTTCGCCGCCAAGGGCATCGACTGGAAGGTCGCCATCCCCGCCGACGGCAAGTACGCCAACTTCTACTCGCAGGCCATCAACCTCGACGCGCCGCACCCCGCCGCCGCGCGGCTGTGGGAGGAGTTCCTCTACAGCGCCGAGGGCCAGAACCTGTGGCTGAAGGGCTTCGCCCGCCCCGTCCTGCTGCCCGGCATGATCACTGACGGTTCGGCGCAGGCCGACCTGGTCGCCGCGCTGCCCAAGGTCGACGGCGAGCCGAGCTTCCCGACCCCCGCGCAGAACGACAAGGCCAAGGCCGACCTGGTCGCCAACTGGGCCAAGGCCCTGGCCGGCTGA
- a CDS encoding ABC transporter permease, whose amino-acid sequence MPTVATTVSPSVPDTAPAVSGRAGARPRRSSATLAALPLLVFVTVFFGLPMVAVGVGAVTVTDRATDTTTLTADNLTRSVQGAYLDALTSSINLSLITAALGVVLGTLLAQAVVASRLPGLRNLVVTASGVLANFGGVPLAFAFIATLGISGVMTELLNLTEAGWSLYTPAGLAVVYLYFLIPLMVLVIAPALDGLRPQWREAAANCGATGWQFWRLIGLPVLGPSLLGGFVLLFGTAFAAYATAAAMVGSVLPLVTLQIADALSGNVLIGQEGVASALALDMVIVAGLVMAVYLPLQRRSARWLR is encoded by the coding sequence ATGCCGACCGTCGCCACGACCGTGTCCCCGTCCGTGCCCGACACCGCCCCCGCGGTGTCCGGCCGGGCGGGGGCCCGCCCCCGCCGCAGCTCCGCCACCCTGGCGGCACTGCCGCTGCTGGTGTTCGTCACCGTCTTCTTCGGGCTGCCGATGGTGGCGGTCGGCGTCGGCGCGGTCACCGTCACCGACCGCGCCACCGACACGACCACGCTGACCGCCGACAACCTGACCAGGTCCGTGCAGGGCGCCTACCTCGACGCGCTCACCAGCAGCATCAACCTGTCGCTGATCACCGCCGCGCTCGGCGTGGTGCTCGGCACGCTGCTGGCCCAGGCCGTCGTCGCCAGCCGCCTGCCCGGCCTGCGCAACCTCGTCGTCACCGCGTCCGGCGTGCTGGCCAACTTCGGCGGCGTGCCACTGGCCTTCGCGTTCATCGCCACCCTGGGCATCTCGGGCGTGATGACCGAACTGCTGAACCTCACCGAGGCCGGCTGGAGCCTCTACACCCCGGCCGGACTGGCTGTGGTCTACCTGTACTTCCTCATCCCGCTGATGGTCCTGGTCATCGCCCCGGCGCTGGACGGGCTGCGCCCGCAGTGGCGCGAGGCCGCGGCCAACTGCGGCGCCACCGGCTGGCAGTTCTGGCGCCTGATCGGCCTGCCCGTGCTCGGCCCGTCGCTGCTCGGCGGCTTCGTGCTGCTGTTCGGCACCGCGTTCGCCGCGTACGCCACCGCCGCGGCCATGGTCGGCAGCGTGCTGCCGCTCGTCACGCTGCAGATCGCCGACGCGCTGTCGGGCAATGTCCTGATCGGCCAGGAGGGCGTCGCGTCCGCGCTGGCCCTGGACATGGTGATCGTGGCCGGGCTGGTCATGGCCGTCTACCTGCCCCTGCAACGACGGAGCGCCCGATGGCTGCGCTGA